A region from the candidate division WOR-3 bacterium genome encodes:
- a CDS encoding helix-turn-helix domain-containing protein, giving the protein YTVEEVAVFLDISEQTVRKHLRVNLLKGKKIGRRWHIKGAVIRKFIEG; this is encoded by the coding sequence TATACAGTAGAAGAAGTCGCTGTTTTCCTTGATATTTCTGAGCAGACGGTCAGAAAGCATCTCAGAGTAAATTTGCTGAAAGGGAAAAAAATAGGAAGACGCTGGCACATCAAAGGCGCTGTCATCAGAAAATTCATCGAAGGTTAG
- the pilO gene encoding type 4a pilus biogenesis protein PilO, with product MNNRVIAALIFLLGIVGAVVLFFYMQYNPYKSANNQLKQKLEVKRAYEDSLRQVVDVSEKIEYYKALLKSMEGLLAKAEAMVPKEADRNDICALLIELSHQANVTIVSSTPSPPMSSADGSGSFMIPVSLNVEATYQTLGKFLEFLANNQRILKLSSLSMTPSSSKTGFINASLIVNAYYLPVGAAQTQAPEQWN from the coding sequence ATGAACAACAGGGTAATAGCCGCACTTATTTTTCTTCTCGGGATTGTCGGCGCCGTCGTTCTTTTCTTTTACATGCAGTATAATCCGTACAAAAGCGCCAACAATCAGTTAAAGCAAAAACTTGAAGTGAAAAGAGCTTACGAGGACTCGCTCAGACAAGTCGTAGATGTCAGTGAGAAAATAGAATACTACAAAGCGCTTTTGAAAAGCATGGAAGGTCTTCTCGCCAAAGCAGAAGCTATGGTTCCGAAAGAGGCGGACAGGAACGATATATGCGCCCTGCTGATAGAACTCTCTCATCAGGCAAACGTGACAATAGTGTCATCGACCCCTTCGCCGCCGATGTCTTCAGCGGACGGCTCCGGAAGCTTCATGATACCGGTTTCCCTGAACGTGGAGGCGACTTATCAGACCCTGGGCAAATTTCTGGAATTTCTTGCCAACAATCAGCGTATTTTAAAGCTTTCCTCTCTCAGCATGACTCCGTCTTCTTCAAAAACAGGCTTCATAAACGCATCACTGATTGTCAACGCTTATTATCTGCCCGTAGGAGCCGCCCAAACTCAAGCTCCCGAACAATGGAACTGA
- the pilM gene encoding type IV pilus assembly protein PilM, which translates to MAKKGIGIDIGTSSIKIVELANIGKKPSLVKYGIKELPSDVIVDSHIMDPLLITETIQRITESEMIKAGKVNIGLQGRSVMVKKIETELMNDSEYSHQVRFDAQNNFPFDFEDIDISLDFHVIDRNKQEKKMDVLLLAAKTEVIDQQIDPLSESGMKVNIVDYNLFALQNCYEKTMGSLGGGTVAFVHLGAEWFLTSIVSDGKPLIARDTNATGTLKIIHQMMRKLGISEEEAKKVLKNETPPPPDQLSTVTLIYNEFITEVADNISKQEDSSNKKIEKLIVSGGGVLIPRLKQGLEETLKKPVEIFNPFHEISVPDHHREKLETIGPILSIAAGLAMRG; encoded by the coding sequence ATGGCAAAAAAGGGAATTGGAATAGACATCGGGACGAGTTCGATTAAAATTGTCGAACTCGCGAACATCGGGAAAAAACCCTCGCTCGTCAAATACGGAATCAAGGAACTGCCTTCCGATGTAATTGTCGACAGCCACATAATGGACCCACTCTTGATTACAGAGACAATTCAAAGAATAACAGAGAGTGAAATGATAAAAGCGGGTAAAGTTAACATAGGTCTTCAGGGAAGATCCGTCATGGTAAAAAAGATTGAAACGGAACTGATGAACGACAGCGAATACAGCCATCAAGTCCGATTCGACGCTCAAAATAACTTCCCGTTCGACTTTGAAGACATAGACATAAGCCTGGATTTTCACGTAATCGACAGGAACAAACAGGAGAAAAAGATGGACGTCCTCCTGCTTGCCGCAAAAACTGAAGTAATAGACCAGCAGATCGATCCTCTGTCGGAAAGCGGCATGAAAGTTAACATAGTGGATTACAATCTTTTCGCCCTTCAGAATTGCTACGAAAAAACAATGGGTTCTCTCGGCGGCGGAACAGTCGCGTTCGTTCACTTGGGCGCCGAGTGGTTCTTGACGAGTATTGTTTCGGATGGAAAACCTTTGATAGCAAGAGACACAAACGCAACAGGCACTCTCAAGATTATTCATCAGATGATGCGAAAACTGGGCATTTCCGAAGAAGAAGCAAAAAAGGTTTTAAAGAACGAAACTCCTCCGCCCCCCGATCAGCTTTCCACTGTGACTCTTATATACAACGAGTTCATTACGGAAGTCGCAGACAATATATCAAAACAGGAAGATTCCTCGAACAAGAAAATAGAAAAACTGATCGTTTCAGGAGGCGGAGTTTTGATACCGAGATTGAAACAGGGTCTGGAAGAAACTCTGAAAAAACCCGTAGAGATATTCAATCCGTTTCATGAGATCAGTGTACCCGATCATCACAGGGAAAAACTTGAGACCATAGGTCCCATTCTGTCCATTGCCGCAGGTCTCGCAATGAGAGGATAA
- a CDS encoding PilN domain-containing protein has protein sequence MIEVNLLRQKTMKKRPKAQKGPSGGGAGNILPVVLAFLIVLIILPLVFFFQQMRINSVKNRTKQVQGDISRMAEELEARREAQKTLEGLQEQERLLRERINIIASLNSGRTAYVHLLQEVSDRFPQYTWISSLTESNGSVTITGLTLYDVVLPHLWDGLGESPYINNIQIESWALTNISDQTAVSFVLTASLLKTTLIQTGGAQ, from the coding sequence ATGATAGAAGTAAATCTACTTCGCCAGAAGACGATGAAAAAGAGACCCAAGGCTCAAAAAGGGCCTTCGGGAGGAGGAGCGGGAAACATTCTTCCTGTGGTCCTCGCATTTCTCATCGTCCTTATTATTTTACCGTTGGTCTTTTTTTTCCAGCAGATGCGGATAAATTCCGTAAAGAACAGAACAAAGCAGGTTCAGGGAGACATATCCAGGATGGCGGAAGAGCTTGAAGCCAGAAGAGAAGCCCAGAAGACCCTGGAAGGTCTTCAGGAACAGGAAAGACTCCTGAGAGAGAGAATAAACATAATAGCCTCGCTCAATTCCGGAAGAACCGCATACGTACATCTGCTTCAGGAAGTGTCAGACAGATTTCCTCAATACACTTGGATATCTTCCCTGACAGAATCAAACGGATCAGTCACAATAACAGGACTTACACTCTACGATGTTGTTCTTCCTCACCTCTGGGACGGTTTGGGTGAATCCCCGTACATAAACAACATACAGATTGAAAGTTGGGCATTGACAAACATCAGCGATCAGACTGCGGTTTCTTTTGTTCTCACGGCAAGCCTTCTCAAAACAACCTTGATTCAAACCGGAGGCGCACAATGA